The Streptomyces sp. P9-A4 genome contains a region encoding:
- a CDS encoding N-acetylmuramoyl-L-alanine amidase, whose product MPYDHRKTTRRTPTPTPTSSHTPGSVLTRALALAGCCAVLAGCGASQAAPPGGKAQETRLESATQSLPPVASGGQPSRSPQAAPQSSRSPQPVSQGNRPLAGRTVVIDPGHNSGNFRHSREINQKVNIGTTRKECDTTGTSTDAGYTEASFTLDVSHRLRDLLTARGAKVVLTHDADRPWGPCIDERARIGNAARADAVVSVHADGSAVGHRGFHVILPARVRGGSADTAKIVGPSRDLGEDIVDRFARATGTSPANYLGSGTGLDVRDDLGGLNLSTVPKVFVECGNMRDPKDAQLLTSAAWRQKAAQGLADGIATYLKG is encoded by the coding sequence GTGCCGTACGACCACCGGAAGACCACCCGCCGCACCCCCACCCCCACCCCCACATCCAGCCACACGCCCGGCTCCGTGCTCACCCGTGCGCTCGCCCTCGCGGGCTGCTGCGCCGTGCTCGCCGGCTGCGGGGCCTCGCAGGCCGCGCCGCCCGGCGGGAAGGCCCAGGAGACCCGGCTGGAGAGCGCGACCCAGTCCCTGCCGCCGGTCGCCTCCGGCGGACAGCCGAGCCGCTCCCCGCAGGCGGCCCCGCAGTCAAGCCGCTCCCCGCAGCCCGTCTCGCAGGGCAACCGTCCGCTCGCCGGGCGGACGGTCGTCATCGACCCCGGTCACAACTCCGGCAATTTCCGCCATTCCCGGGAGATCAACCAGAAGGTGAACATCGGGACGACCCGTAAGGAATGCGACACCACGGGCACCTCGACCGACGCCGGGTACACCGAGGCCTCGTTCACCCTCGACGTCTCCCACCGCCTGCGGGACCTCCTCACCGCGCGCGGCGCGAAGGTGGTCCTCACCCACGACGCCGACCGCCCCTGGGGCCCCTGCATCGACGAGCGGGCCCGGATCGGCAACGCGGCCCGCGCCGACGCCGTCGTCTCCGTCCACGCGGACGGTTCCGCCGTCGGCCACCGCGGATTCCATGTGATCCTGCCCGCACGCGTGCGCGGCGGCTCCGCCGACACCGCGAAGATCGTCGGCCCCTCGCGCGACCTGGGCGAGGACATCGTCGACCGCTTCGCCCGCGCCACCGGAACCTCGCCCGCCAACTACCTCGGTTCCGGCACGGGGTTGGACGTACGGGACGATCTCGGCGGACTCAATCTCTCAACCGTGCCCAAGGTCTTCGTCGAATGCGGCAATATGCGTGATCCGAAGGACGCCCAGCTGCTCACGTCGGCGGCGTGGCGGCAGAAGGCGGCCCAGGGCCTCGCGGACGGCATCGCCACCTACCTCAAGGGGTAG
- a CDS encoding DUF5336 domain-containing protein codes for MNIRSLTRGDGVLIGAAVVLFIASFLDISGCDGPASICDQIPSSNSWEASPLGWGSFFLGIAGAALVVVSHGLPQQRKVAGLELGQAGAAFTIASAWTLLMWIFEATNAGAGLVLGLIASLVVAGAAVAGPLVPALKAPLMSAPSPQAPQPYGMQPGQPGQQGVPGAGYGYPGAQHPQYGGPQDPSQGAGQPFGAQAPAPQPQAAHQPEPQAQAPAAQAQPASDFTPFWFAVPVARPLYAEDGSQAPIAELAPGTWYLAVEQRGPGLVAQTQDGRRGVLQDTTGIQRG; via the coding sequence GTGAATATCCGCTCCCTCACCCGAGGCGATGGCGTGCTGATCGGTGCAGCGGTGGTGCTGTTCATCGCCTCGTTCCTCGACATCTCCGGCTGCGACGGCCCGGCGTCGATCTGCGACCAGATCCCCAGCTCGAACTCCTGGGAGGCCTCGCCCCTCGGCTGGGGCTCCTTCTTCCTCGGCATCGCCGGTGCCGCGCTCGTCGTGGTCTCCCACGGCCTGCCGCAGCAGCGCAAGGTGGCCGGTCTGGAGCTCGGCCAGGCCGGTGCCGCGTTCACCATCGCCTCCGCGTGGACCCTGCTCATGTGGATCTTCGAGGCCACCAACGCCGGCGCGGGCCTGGTCCTCGGCCTGATCGCCTCCCTGGTCGTGGCCGGTGCCGCCGTCGCCGGTCCGCTGGTCCCCGCCCTCAAGGCCCCGCTGATGAGCGCGCCCAGCCCGCAGGCCCCGCAGCCGTACGGCATGCAGCCGGGCCAGCCCGGCCAGCAGGGCGTCCCCGGCGCCGGCTACGGCTACCCGGGCGCGCAGCACCCGCAGTACGGCGGACCGCAGGACCCCTCGCAGGGTGCGGGCCAGCCGTTCGGCGCGCAGGCGCCCGCCCCGCAGCCGCAGGCCGCGCACCAGCCCGAGCCGCAGGCCCAGGCTCCGGCCGCGCAGGCGCAGCCGGCCTCGGACTTCACCCCGTTCTGGTTCGCCGTCCCGGTCGCCCGTCCGCTGTACGCGGAGGACGGCTCCCAGGCGCCGATCGCCGAACTGGCCCCGGGTACCTGGTACCTGGCGGTCGAGCAGCGCGGTCCGGGCCTGGTGGCCCAGACGCAGGACGGCCGCCGCGGCGTCCTCCAGGACACCACGGGCATCCAGCGCGGCTAG